The Acinetobacter lwoffii genomic sequence AGTGGCATCAGCCATTCTTGTTTTTGTTCTTCAGAACCATAACGCCACAATACCTCCATATTGCCGCTATCTGGCGCATTACAGTTAAATACGACTGGTGCAATCAGGCTACGACCTGAAAGTTCGGCAATATGTGCATATTCCTGAACTGATAAACCTTGGCCACGTTCAGGACAAGGGAGAAACATATTCCAGAGGCCAGCTGCCTTGGCTTTGGCTTTTAAGCTTTCCAGTTCTGCTGGCCATTGCCATTTGGTCCAGTCACCGCCTTGATTCAACTCATGAACCTGCTGCCAGAAATCAGCTTCAACTGGTTCAATTTCCTCAGCAATAAATTTTTTGGTTCTATTTAAATAATCTTGTGCACGTGCTGAAAGCTCAAACATCTCTTTATCCCTCTAAATATTCTAATTCATACGCTTTACAACACCTTAACCCAAAACCTATTATGAATAAAATGATTTTACTCCATACATTATTATGCATAGCATTCATTCTAAAACAGTCATGGACCTGCGAAATTTTCATCGTATCGACATTAACCTTTATCCGCTTTTTATGGCAATTTATGAGCAGAACAGTATTTCTAAAGCTGCACAGATTTTATCAGTTAGCCAGTCTGCTGCCAGTCATGCTTTACAACGTTTAAGACAGCATTTACAGGATGATTTATTTGTACGTACTGGCAGCAAAATGCAACCTACGCCGTTTGCGGAACAGATCTATCCTGAGCTGAAGAATGCACTTTTTGCGATTCAAAATATTTCAATACAGCATCAGCACTTCAGACCGGAAATGATTCAGAGTTTGAAAATTGCCGTACATGATGAAATTGAGCCAATGATCTTTCCCAGACTGGTTCAGCACTTTCAACAACTCAATCTGGAAATTCAACTTAGCAGCATGAAGCTGGACCGTAAAAATATAGCAGCAGACCTCGCCTCTCAACAGGTCGATTTTGTCATAGATCTGGAACAAAACATTGCTGAAAAAATCCAGTTTGAGCGTCTGGTTCAAGATGAATTTGTAGTGTGTACACAATTAACAGAAATGAATGAGCAGATTTATCTTGCCTCACCTCATATTGGCGTGTCATCACGCCGTACTGGCGTTTTAGTTGAGGATATTTATTTAAGCCGTAAACAATATTCACGACAGATTTTTTTACGCTGTCAGCATTACTCAACTGCTCTGCAAATTTTGGAACAACAAAAGACAGCTATGCTGACTATTCCTAAAAATGTATTGGTACATTTACAATTGGCTACCAGTCTAAATATTTTTGAAGTCCCTGTGGAACTGCCGAAAATTAATATGGGGATATATTGGCATAAGGATTTGCACGAGAATAAGAGACATCAATTTTTGAGAGCTGAAATTTATAAAATTTTTAATTAAGCTATTTATAAAGAAATTTAAATTGCTTAGGCTATTTTATATATAAGTTTAGATGGTTGCAGATTCATCTTTTCGCCAGAAAAATATACTTAGGCTATTTTAGCTGGTACAAAACTAAACACTGAGTGATTAGCTTTTAAGCCGTAGATCTACTGGCTTTGCTCTAAAATGGCTCGACTTTTAGCTGTGATTTTACAGCTGGTTTTGCTGATTTGGATCTTGCCTTTGTTAAATCTCTCCATCACCTGGCAAATTGTGCTGGGCCTCGTACTGCTGTGTTTTTCTTATTATCTGCTGCATAAAATTACAGTTTATTTAAAAGATGTTTTCCGCCCCTTTAAGAAAGGCAAAAAATACTGGTGCCGTGTAAAAGCCGTAAGTGATGGTGATACCCTCACCTGCTACCGTTTTAATATTCGTCGCTCTGAGACCAAATTGCGCTTTGCTTTTGTCGATGCCCCTGAATCATCACAAGCCTATGGCAAGGAATCGCAACGTTTGGTCAA encodes the following:
- a CDS encoding LysR family transcriptional regulator, which codes for MHSIHSKTVMDLRNFHRIDINLYPLFMAIYEQNSISKAAQILSVSQSAASHALQRLRQHLQDDLFVRTGSKMQPTPFAEQIYPELKNALFAIQNISIQHQHFRPEMIQSLKIAVHDEIEPMIFPRLVQHFQQLNLEIQLSSMKLDRKNIAADLASQQVDFVIDLEQNIAEKIQFERLVQDEFVVCTQLTEMNEQIYLASPHIGVSSRRTGVLVEDIYLSRKQYSRQIFLRCQHYSTALQILEQQKTAMLTIPKNVLVHLQLATSLNIFEVPVELPKINMGIYWHKDLHENKRHQFLRAEIYKIFN
- a CDS encoding thermonuclease family protein is translated as MARLLAVILQLVLLIWILPLLNLSITWQIVLGLVLLCFSYYLLHKITVYLKDVFRPFKKGKKYWCRVKAVSDGDTLTCYRFNIRRSETKLRFAFVDAPESSQAYGKESQRLVKSMVNNKMVRVKITDIDRYGRCVGVVYRYRKNINEEIVKRGAAWVYEEYIKDKTHLRYMMELQNKAKKQKKGLWKSSRPVRPSVYRKQVKS